Proteins from one Mycobacterium adipatum genomic window:
- a CDS encoding LppA family lipoprotein: MRTTRVAGLWLAVAFAAATLALAGCGGGDSFGSDPSYDSPIINEDVPKVDIKNLPDIEATRAQMLDLIERVRTEVSRLVPASDPWTWRREESRGACDNNGQRGVRMYFANLTSQHSFTDEEWALVLPAVERLAAEEGLTNGSAMHNSSGAHDIRITSDDGRELRFGSIEASLITGTIACRLPAGGSGAP, translated from the coding sequence ATGAGGACGACGCGAGTCGCTGGTCTGTGGCTGGCGGTAGCGTTTGCGGCCGCGACCCTGGCCCTCGCTGGCTGCGGCGGTGGCGACAGTTTCGGCTCCGACCCCAGTTACGACTCCCCGATAATCAACGAGGATGTACCCAAGGTGGATATCAAGAACCTGCCCGATATCGAAGCCACCCGCGCCCAGATGCTGGACCTCATCGAGCGGGTCCGCACCGAGGTCTCCCGGCTGGTACCCGCGAGCGACCCATGGACCTGGCGTCGTGAAGAGTCGCGGGGCGCCTGTGACAACAACGGGCAGAGGGGGGTCCGGATGTACTTCGCGAACCTCACCTCACAACATTCGTTCACCGATGAGGAGTGGGCGCTCGTGCTGCCCGCCGTCGAGCGTCTGGCTGCTGAAGAGGGCTTGACGAACGGTTCAGCCATGCACAATTCTTCAGGTGCCCATGATATTCGGATCACCAGCGACGACGGTCGTGAGCTGAGGTTTGGCTCGATCGAGGCGTCACTGATCACGGGCACCATTGCGTGCCGACTGCCCGCCGGGGGGAGCGGCGCGCCATGA
- a CDS encoding alpha/beta hydrolase, whose translation MLLSDIESWNVGALQSIAHELGDELTTIEGVASDLELISRLPGWESPAADAARGKIAESTGRVLDDAAVIGAVAQLASETAAAVATVQAGVDAVRADVAAQGGFLVLADNGDVTVTGPPDVREELKHVAEDIETRAKALIHQAEDIDADCAEVFGHVENGDITARGAPDFAAAQEMGREQSGLSAPYPPDGEGVMPTDVKAWWDALSEEEQAKVRSEHPEWIGDRAGVPTPVRSEINKGQLDQELADAQRSVDEIPTFQEYAGAGVGGPGSASKRAEYDRMVADRHARLDEARALKGAMSLDGNPDMDYDPDKYLMMLEYPDGRETRAAIAVGNPDTADHVSVTTPGVDTRATSMPGMVDEADALRTETRAQLDLAERYDEEVSTIAWLGYEPPGKDISVLEAGFETRANEAAPDLAEFYRGINATNEHGSDVHLSAFGHSYGSLTTAQALNELGHTGVVDDAAFYGSPGLGHTNEVGGYIGTHGVPLEVMRPIMDEPDMFLPDGHSYVMTAPGDWISGDPKLGPFGLPSAGDLGQFGPNPTTLPLEQLSSNAAVSPTDNVSRTGAEAHADYPRSDNGVLRTTGYNLAIIAGGLANVPLGEDGGERLVR comes from the coding sequence GTGCTGCTCAGTGATATCGAGTCCTGGAATGTGGGCGCGTTGCAGTCGATCGCGCATGAACTCGGGGACGAGCTGACGACGATCGAGGGCGTGGCCTCCGATCTGGAGCTGATTTCTCGCCTGCCCGGGTGGGAGTCGCCGGCCGCCGACGCCGCCCGCGGCAAGATCGCCGAGTCCACCGGCAGGGTTCTCGACGACGCCGCGGTGATCGGCGCCGTGGCGCAGCTGGCATCGGAGACCGCGGCGGCGGTCGCGACGGTGCAGGCCGGTGTGGACGCGGTGCGCGCCGATGTCGCAGCCCAGGGCGGGTTTCTGGTGCTCGCCGACAACGGCGATGTCACCGTCACCGGTCCTCCGGATGTGCGTGAGGAACTCAAGCACGTCGCCGAGGACATCGAGACGCGGGCCAAGGCGCTGATCCACCAGGCCGAGGACATCGACGCCGACTGCGCCGAGGTGTTCGGCCACGTCGAGAACGGTGACATCACCGCGCGCGGAGCACCGGATTTCGCAGCCGCCCAAGAGATGGGCCGTGAGCAGTCCGGATTGTCCGCGCCGTACCCACCTGATGGTGAGGGTGTGATGCCCACCGACGTGAAGGCGTGGTGGGATGCCCTGTCGGAGGAGGAGCAGGCAAAGGTCCGGTCCGAGCATCCGGAGTGGATCGGCGACCGTGCCGGTGTGCCCACCCCGGTGCGCAGCGAGATCAACAAGGGACAACTCGACCAGGAGCTCGCCGACGCGCAACGGTCCGTCGACGAGATTCCGACCTTCCAGGAGTACGCCGGCGCCGGAGTTGGCGGCCCCGGTTCGGCTTCGAAGCGCGCCGAATACGACCGCATGGTGGCGGATCGACACGCTCGGCTGGACGAAGCGAGGGCATTGAAGGGGGCCATGTCCTTGGACGGCAACCCCGACATGGACTACGACCCGGATAAGTATCTAATGATGCTTGAATATCCCGACGGCCGGGAGACTCGGGCCGCGATCGCGGTCGGCAACCCCGACACCGCCGACCATGTCAGCGTCACCACGCCGGGCGTGGACACGAGGGCCACCAGCATGCCCGGCATGGTTGACGAAGCAGATGCGTTGCGCACAGAAACACGGGCCCAGCTGGACTTGGCTGAGCGGTATGACGAAGAAGTTTCGACCATCGCCTGGCTGGGCTACGAACCACCGGGCAAAGACATCTCGGTGTTGGAGGCAGGATTCGAGACCCGAGCCAACGAGGCCGCACCCGATCTGGCCGAGTTCTACCGCGGCATCAATGCGACCAACGAGCACGGATCCGACGTCCACTTGTCGGCGTTCGGCCACTCCTACGGATCGCTGACCACCGCCCAGGCGCTCAATGAGCTCGGTCACACGGGCGTCGTCGATGACGCGGCCTTCTACGGCTCACCGGGACTGGGACACACAAACGAGGTCGGCGGTTACATCGGCACGCACGGCGTACCGCTCGAAGTGATGCGGCCGATCATGGACGAGCCCGATATGTTCCTGCCTGACGGCCATTCATACGTCATGACCGCACCCGGTGACTGGATATCCGGCGACCCGAAGCTGGGCCCTTTCGGGTTGCCGTCGGCAGGCGACCTCGGTCAGTTCGGGCCCAACCCGACGACGCTGCCGCTGGAACAGCTGTCGTCAAACGCTGCGGTGAGCCCCACCGACAACGTGTCCCGCACCGGAGCCGAGGCCCACGCTGATTACCCGCGATCGGACAATGGTGTCTTGCGAACCACCGGATACAACCTGGCCATCATCGCGGGCGGGTTGGCGAACGTACCGTTGGGTGAAGACGGTGGAGAAAGGTTGGTGCGATGA
- a CDS encoding vWA domain-containing protein yields MPNQNLTLIAFLLDRSGSMQSIKSDVVGGFDAFLTEQRGGDGECRVTLAQFDNEYEVVYHDVPVGEVPPLALNPRGSTALLDSMGKLITDTAAEISARAEEDRPGSVIIAIMTDGLENASHEWSRPAIKSLVEQQTNEFGWEFLYMGADQDAVEVGRGLGVKAEQAVTYGRGKSREAMAAMSGNVRGYRNAKLADMDAAMPAFSDEQRVELSEE; encoded by the coding sequence ATGCCGAACCAGAACCTCACCCTGATCGCCTTCCTGCTCGACCGGTCCGGTTCCATGCAGTCGATCAAGTCCGACGTGGTCGGCGGGTTCGACGCATTCCTCACCGAACAGCGTGGCGGCGACGGCGAATGTCGAGTCACGTTGGCGCAGTTCGACAACGAGTATGAGGTGGTGTATCACGACGTACCCGTCGGTGAGGTGCCGCCACTGGCGCTGAATCCCCGTGGCTCGACGGCACTGCTGGATTCGATGGGCAAGCTGATCACCGATACCGCGGCCGAGATCTCCGCGCGTGCCGAGGAGGACAGGCCGGGCTCGGTGATCATCGCGATCATGACCGATGGGCTGGAGAACGCCAGCCACGAATGGAGCAGGCCGGCGATCAAGTCGCTGGTCGAGCAGCAGACGAACGAATTCGGTTGGGAGTTCCTCTACATGGGCGCCGACCAGGATGCCGTGGAGGTCGGCCGCGGTCTCGGCGTCAAGGCCGAGCAGGCGGTCACCTACGGCCGCGGGAAGTCGCGGGAAGCGATGGCCGCGATGTCGGGGAATGTGCGGGGGTATCGGAATGCGAAGCTCGCCGACATGGACGCGGCGATGCCGGCGTTCAGTGACGAGCAGCGGGTGGAGTTGTCGGAGGAATAA
- a CDS encoding endonuclease/exonuclease/phosphatase family protein encodes MTTRIATLNIRQGGTKHAEALTARLLGYDADILVITEFRANAAGAGLINRLTEAGYDTSHPRVAPNVNTVLIAARGGIERSWAFGDALHPRHLWCAEIDGAYVCGVYMPQGKAKLPYWAALIDKARSAGVDLLIGDFNTGNNDLDKDPRGSKFIGPEMPGRLSATGYLDVWRALHLGVREYTWFSRPGDNGFRLDHIYAVPELAQRIVKCEFDHAPREAGETAHSGLVAHMH; translated from the coding sequence ATGACCACGCGGATCGCCACACTCAACATCCGCCAAGGCGGCACCAAGCACGCTGAGGCGCTGACCGCCCGACTGCTGGGGTATGACGCCGACATCCTGGTGATCACCGAGTTCCGCGCCAACGCCGCCGGCGCGGGGTTGATCAACCGACTCACGGAGGCCGGTTACGACACCTCGCATCCGCGTGTCGCGCCGAATGTGAACACCGTGCTGATCGCGGCGCGCGGCGGGATCGAGCGGTCGTGGGCCTTCGGTGATGCGTTGCACCCGCGACATCTGTGGTGCGCCGAGATCGACGGCGCCTACGTGTGCGGGGTGTACATGCCGCAGGGGAAAGCCAAACTCCCCTATTGGGCGGCGCTGATCGACAAGGCTCGTTCTGCCGGTGTCGACCTGTTGATCGGTGATTTCAACACCGGCAACAACGATCTGGACAAGGATCCGCGGGGATCGAAGTTCATCGGGCCGGAGATGCCCGGACGGCTCAGCGCGACAGGCTATCTCGACGTGTGGCGGGCGCTGCATCTCGGAGTGCGGGAGTACACGTGGTTCAGCCGGCCCGGGGACAACGGGTTCCGGCTCGACCACATCTACGCGGTGCCGGAGTTGGCGCAGCGGATCGTGAAGTGCGAGTTCGACCATGCGCCGCGGGAGGCCGGCGAGACCGCTCATTCTGGTTTGGTGGCGCACATGCACTGA